The window cttctgtattttcagaacaagCCATACTGCTACATCCTTCCTTAGGACTTAGAAGGTCTAAGTGCTATTGTTAGCTGGGACAGATCTGCTCTGCACCACCAGACAAGTTACTCTCAATTCCTTTGCTTCCATTCTCCATGGATAAAGTGAGAgtcacagtattttctttcctgctctgtggCAGTTTGGACTGCCTTTCAGACAAGACCAGGGCAGCTATGCCAGGATCTACACACGCAAAGCCATGACCCTCAGATAAATCATCTACTTTTACAAAAGATCAGACGAATGTAGTTCTACCAGTATCCTCTAACACGTGTATCTCAAGTTCCCTCTtttctaggcttttttttttttcgtctTCTAGAAAATATTATAGCTTATAAACTTGACAGCATAAGACAACTCCGGATGCAGTAACTATAGTGACAACATCTCCATCTTTACGGAGTGTTtcattactaaaatatttttttccagtaataaatatatttgtactGCAAATTTTAACTAGCTACACAAAGCCATTTCCAGGGAACAgagattaataaataaataactaccAATGCAATTAAGGTTGAACAGAAAAGTCCTGCCAATTCAATGGGAGAAGACCAATCTCATTCTGTGAGTTTTCATTCTGCCTTTCACTGCTAACTTGTACGGGTGTATACTCCTCTATTACACAGCCACGCCACATTCCAGCATAAAAGCATTATAACTGAAGGTTGGGTTTGGGCTAAATGCCTCTCCCACTGCTGCCAATACATTGAAGGGAATTCGGTGGCTGAGTGGCTGTCTCCTTTATCAGAAGGATCTGAATCACACAAGGTTTTTCTCAGCACTGTTTGCTGAATTTGAGCAACTATGTAGGAGATCCTTTTTTTTCACCCTcccttttttaaagaaagctattagtcaaaattaacaaaaaaaaacccaacaccgAATCAGCCAACTAAAAATCCCACTACCAAAAATATAAAACCCTTTCAAACTTTtgcaaatggaaacagaagGGTTTTGCCTATttctactttctgttttctgtcactCTAGTAGAATGAATTTTCCcaggtttcttttgtttttgcttgtcAAAGGAGGATACAGACTGCAGACTCAAATGTTGCATTTTCTAAGCGTGGAGAGGAAGGGTAGCTTTCTCTCAACTCCCTTGTTACGTTGCTTTTTCCGTACCTGAGGGAACTGAGCattgtgctttgctgcagggGCTATGGGAGTTGATCTAAGAAAACAAGCTGCTTCACTCATGTTTTAAGTTCTTAGTTCTCTGTTTAGGAGATGGAAATTGGAAACCCAAGTTCATATTAAATATTAGCCCAACAGGTgatggagaaagcaaagcatgtCCTTGGTAAGCAGTGTAGTACAGCTAACTTATTACTCATTGTGCCGTGGGAGGCAGTCTGGGTCAAACAGGGAGGTAGGTGGGTGTTTGCTCAAAGACAAGCCTCACCTTTTCCTAAAAGACAGGTCTCAGCCGCCAGCATAGCTAGACTGGttttaggaaagagaaaacactaGATACGCAGCTAGTTGGGTCAGTTTGACAAGCAGTGGTTTGCAGTACCAAGCCACAGCAGCAACTGAGCAAAGGCAGGTAAAGCTCTAGGAGGCAGGTTCTGCTAGGGCTTGATTTATAGAGAGGGAAAGAACGGAAGCTGTCTGTTCCCCGGGACCACTTGAGAGTATCACTGAGCAAATCTAGGCAGACTTGGGACAATTCCTGACACCCCTGACTCTTTCTCCCATGGCATATTAGATTtaatatgatgaaaaaaatgatttttgtcagagaaaactgacaaaatttGTTAACATAAGTCACATTACTCCTTCTGCATTGAAATCCTACAGTCCAGCCACTTGCATATGCAGGAGATTAGACTGAGGTATAGTAGAATCTAGCACAAGAGAGATTCACTCTGTAAATGCTTTGCTGGTGCAAACTTCCAAGGGTAAAGCACTCCCAAGATTCTCGTGCACTACCTGTGGggagaatgaaaaggaaagagtaGCTGCTTCTTGGCATCAgctctgaaaatgcagaatgttCCTGCCTGCCTCGCTGGGCTCGCCAGGGAAAGCTGTGAGAAAAGAGCAGCCTGCAAAGCACAAAGCATGGCACTTCCACACAAAGAGCATTCCAGGCTATGGCAGCCCAGTGCTGCTACATGGTACCCACAATCTCCACCTGCAATCATCCAGGTTTTTGTCAAGGGCACATTCCAAAAAAGAGTAGAAGTCCAagttctgcatttatttctcacctctcttttcctctgcccAGAGGGAAGCCCGGGATGTTCACCAGATGCTGGCAGACTGCCAGATGAGGAAGGGTGGCTTCTCACAGGTAAGTTGCAATCTAGGATGCTCCTGACTTTGTGTCAGACCAAGACATTATCTTAACGTCCCAGTCAGCCTCAGAGACTCATCTCACCACTCATCTCATCCACCTCGTGGCCTAATTTTACCCAGTACTGCCATACTCCACAAGTATGGTGTTAGAACAAAGCAGGCCAGCCCGGCAGACTGGGGAATAGCATGGGAAGATGTTCCAGATTCTGTGGAAAGAGCCCTTCTCTCTCTGTCATAACCTGCAGTAAAGGAAGAGGTTCTGCATGTTGAAATCAAAGGGATCACAACAGAGAATGGAGTTCCTAGTTTTTCAAAACAAGCTGAAAAGCAGGGCTAAACTAGCCCGGGGCAAAGCACTAAATGTACCATTTCTTTCACAGATGAAGGAAGGACACAGGAGAAATTCAGGAGAAGAAACTACAGTCCCGCTGAAGGCATTACCACAAAGCCACACATGCTCAGAAAGCCAGAGGATGTTGCAGAAATCGGATGAGAATGAGCCGGAATGGCAAGAATCCTGTAAGATCTTATGATGACCTTTTCCTATAGGGCTTGAGAAATCTTAGGGTTCTGCGTGGTCATCTCAGTCATTCTCCTGCAAAATTGGAACTCAGTATTTCTCAGTTAGTAGGTGGAGAGTACTGTCAAAAAATACAGTGCTGCATTATCAGAAGTTTTTCTGAGTCCACACAGCATTGAAACTAGTGCTGGGCAGAGAAATGGCAAATTTATCCCACAGCAAAATCTCCACTTGTAatcatttcccattttcagtcttttctatATTTTGATCAAAGAGTTTTTGTTCTTAATTGAAAGCTGATAAATATTAAACAACAACGTCAAGCAGAATGAGTCCTGCTGGCATTTGACAGCCTTCAGACACCAtgtgaaaataataacagaTAGGACCCACAGGAGTGTAGCCAggataattcattttaaactaGAAGTTGGCCTTTGGCAGAACTTTGCAGTAACCGTTGCTCGTGTGGAAAAGAATAACAGGTAGTGAGGACGAACTAAAAAGGGTAATTTCAAAAGCACTTAGTTCACAGCAAACTCCTTTCACTGTGTGAAAGGAAACGtttcaaacttcagaaatgagaGGGGAGCGCTATTGCTGCTCAATAAAACTCAGTTCTATTCAGAAGGATGAGTGCAAAGCCAAGGTAAAACTCCTTCTTGCACAACAGAACTGTACTGTGGAGAGATGAGCTGATCTGAGATCTTGGAAATAATAggaaacatgaaagaaagagattGCATGAAACACAAACAAGGGGCCACTCCAAATCTCCCTGCTTCCTACCTTCCCTTCCTTGaggttagacttgatgatcttgaaggccttttccaaccttagcaattctatgattctacgattcccTGTAAGGCACAGCCCTCTCATCTGCTCCCCTTTCACACAAACAAAATCTCACTGAGCCAGAGTGCTGCTGCACCTTCTAATGTAAAGAATCCAAACAACAGGATCAAAAATGACAAAACGGTATGAGACTTAAAGTAACATCTCTACTTAAGTTACTACGGTGACTACATTTCCTTCTAGGATCTCCCATAGTAACCACATACTTCAAAGGTGATTTTTTCAGCATAGCCTGAGTTAAAAACATATATCAACTTGATTCCTTTTGAGGGAATCTTGCTGTTCAGCTTTCTCAGAGGCTGGAACAAAGGTTCATAAGCTCAGCACATAGAAAATATTGAGAAATACCCTGTCACTCCACTTGCCTTTCTTTCCATCCAGGTTCAAGTTCTGCTCCTCACATCTTCCTCTTCTGAGGAGAAGGAATACTGAAGGCAAACTcgatgcattttttttcctagtttctCCCCTGCTGTTCAGTAGATGGCAATGCTGtactatcatttttttccacatcaggccaaggcttttgtttttctaattaaaaaactgaatttgattacaaaagcacagaaatggcCAGCCTAACTCACGCTGGAGAGCTGGCCactcagcaaaaacaaacaaaataatatccAGCAAAGTTCTCTAATCCACAAAACAATTTTAGCAACATTCCCTTCCCTTTGCAAAGCCCATCAGGATTTTCAAATCCTTTAGAGGATTCATTTGTGgtcatttcagcagtttttctgCCTCCCCAGCCTCCAGGATATAGAAACAAAAGTTTTTGTTCACGTACTGCTGTGGCTTTCCCAATGTTATTTCACCACATGCAGTGTAAGATCTCTCTTGCCCCTAACCTTTATCAAAACTACAAGGACTGGGGCAAAATTCCTGTCTCAATGCACAAATGAAATTCAAAGGCTGAAAGGCCCCTCGCTTCTCCCATCCTCCTTTCTCCCACCCCCTCCAGCCTTTCAAGAAAGACACAATGGTACCATTCGTAATTGAGTGGGGATTTTAATTTGACAAAGTAATTGcgcttttttccatttccttccaaaAGTCTATGGGTCAGCTGAAAACAGTTTCTTATCTGATTGAATAACTGCTCCTTCTTGCTCAGGTCTCTGCTCACATGAAAAGCATCACAGAAATTGATGTCTGAACCAAGAGGCGCATGCAACAAAACCAAGTCGTTTCTAAGTACAAAGACAGAACCCAGACTTTTACCTGTTGAAGGAATAAGAACGGGGCCCTTTTAAATAGCAGATGCCCAGAAGTGGAGGGAGACAGGTGGCAAATGTTTGCACAGATAAGTGCATCTTTCATACAGTGGCCAGAGTAGCCAAGCCACTCAAGGcttgcaaggaaaataaatgacaacGTAGGCAGCCCAGGATGACTCCCCAAAAGTAGAGGAGGGGAAGTACCTTAGCCCCAGAGCTCCCTCCCTCCATGGCAACACCGTTTGTGCCTAGTACTGAGGCATGCAGAGAACCTAAATGCTCTGAAATGTGTTATTCCTCAGCTCCAGCAAGCAGAGAGATGGCTAAGCAGCAGCAAGCTCACAACTTGCCTGCTTGTTCACTCCTGtagaactgcatttctgttccAGTGCGGAAATCCAAGGCAGCAGACGAGAAGAGGCGCTCTCTCGCACGGCAGGCCAGAGATGACTACAGGAGGCTTTCACTGCAGGGAGCCCACAGAGGGAAGCAGGCAGACATATCCAAGAATGCCACAGCAGGAGATCGGCGACCGCTCCAATACCCTCCTCTCCCACCCAAGCCCAAACTTCTACCTTCTGTGATGGCGAATGGCAGAGCAGTTAGGTGAGAATAATGTGCACTGTtgaagggagggaaaaggggaTGAGATGCTTCTGCTCTGGCAAGGGCTGGCTGAGATGAGGAACGCTTGTTCTTGTGTGGAGGAAACACTCCACTGTAAAAACACAAAGGCTAAACTATGTTCCAGCCTATGGTACAAAGACTGTGACAGAGCTATTGACTACAGTAATAAGGTGAATTTGTTCACCCCTGGAGATTAACCATCAGACTGGGATTCTCACTGACATTACTGTTTACTACAATAAACTCTCACACCAGAAACTCAGTTTCAGTGACATCCATGCAGTTCTGTTCAGTCCTCTAGTGattttcagtgacttcagtTCACCCTATGTACCATTGCTCCCCAGACAAGGCTAGCTTCTGTCACGTTGTAACATAAAAGGACAGGTGGTGGCCTACTGCAAAGGAATCCATCTCCACAGGAAATATTGGAAATTCAGGTTTGGGCCactaaaaacaaagacaatgaCATATCTGCTGAGTACCAGTGTTACAGAAGTTGCATTGTGTGTTTTTGCCCAACTgagaaaaacaccaccaaatCACGAGAGCTGCTAACCAGCATGCCCTCAGGTTCAACCCCTCAAccatctcagctgctcctggccACCATTCTGTTGGCTCTGCCTTTCTTAGCCTCCTCCCAAAATGCCCAACCTCCCAGTTACACTGAGCTTTTAGGGATACAAGGCACTTTTCCAACAGAGTCAAGTTCTCTTTTTGCCATGTATGAAAGTCTGATTCAGTGACAGGTTTACACAACAGAACATACTAAGCCAAGGATACATAGTACATCCTCTTTGCTAGGCATCCACTGAAAGCCATACAATTATGCTCACAGCTGCATTATTGTAAGCCTCTTGTTCAGGGTTGTTCCTAACATGCTGAACCAAAAGCAATTCTTGCCAGGACCCAAAAGCTGTCATTTGAAGTTGATACACAAATCACTGCCTTTTCTAACAGGAAAGAGGGAATCCAGAGGACAATCTCCAATTCAGCTGAAGAAAGCATCATCAAGTGGTTCAAAGAGGAGCAATTCCCCCTTCGAGCTGGCTATCAGAAAACCACAGACACGATAGCACCTTGGTTTCATGGTGAGTCCTGAGCGCTTTTACCCCAACCCAACCTTTTAAGGAGTTGTTTATACTAACAGGGCTGCTAAAACAGGCCGAGCCCAGGAACTTTTTGAAGGTGGCTcaattttaaagttttcaattttaataTGTATGATAAATTTCTCTAACATTATGACAAAGATCAAGCTAAAGTCTTAGAGCGGAAGCCAGAACTTCTCAACTTCTCATAGCTAGTTGATAACAAGCCTAATATGCTGGATGTAGAGCAGTTAGCACAAAGTACAGTTAGCGTGACACCACAGTCTGCTACCAGCAATGGCAATGCCTTTCTTGGACTAGTGGGCAAGAAAATATGCAGGGGACAGAAGCACTGTGAATTAGTTTTAGAACAGTAAAGAAGGTTTCTTGGGACAATTGCTCCATCTGCTCCTGCACAAATGCTTTTCTCGCTTCAGTTCACTGTTGTGGTTTTGAACAGGTATCCTAACCTCTaggaaagcagaggagcttCTGAGTAAAACAGTGCCGGGGAGTTTCCTGGTCCGTGTCAGTGAGAAAATCAAAGGCTACGTGCTTTCCTATCGGTCTGAAGAAGGATGTAAACATTTCCTTATTGATGCCTCCAGTGATTCCTACAGCTTCCTTGGAGTGGACCAGCTACAACATTCAACACTGGCTGACCTTGTTGACTACCACAAGGTGAAGGTCTAGCAATGCACTCGTTAACTATTTTTTAAGGGCACTTCAAAATAAGTAGGATCAGATTCAGTTGTTATAATGTAGTTAACTAGTCCCATTTTAGCAACTACCAGGTATTCTATGTGATGTTCCAGAAGGGTATGTGAGCCCAGTGGAGACAAGCAAATACATCTCAAACATCTTAGACCTGAACTGGTCCCTCTCAAGTGGGCAGAACAGCTTGCACAGGGCTCAAGTTAATACATAGTATTTTGTAGAACTGCTGATAAGGCAATAGGTGACAGCATACTTACTCAGACTTTTTATGATTTTCTCTGTGGTTGTGGAGTCCCAGCAAATATAATAAGTAGAAAATAGTTTGTCTTCagctttagaaagaaagagaacGAGGtatatttataatttcaaaGTGGGCAAAGTAtgatatgaagcaaaggtagcaaataacagaaaggaaggaagaaggctGTCAGGTCCTTACAACAATAACACCAAGTGTTTGCTAGCACTGACTGCAGTTGCATAGGCTCCAAGGTCCAGACTGTGCATTCATTTACTGTAAGACCTGTCCAGGGACAGGACAACCATTTTGCCAAAAAGTTCACTTAAAATTTATGTGTTTCTTTTAAGTAAGTGCCTAGCATAATACAGACATGATTAAACTAAATGGCTCAATGAAGAAAATACCTATGCTCATTTGCTATACGAAGCTCTATCTGGGCTACTTCAACTTGCTTCTTGCGTAGGTTTCGCAGTCCAGGCTAAATCTGTTGAAAGCAAGAGCTAGACAGCTTACTGGCACCAGAGCTGGACGATTTGAAGCCTGGCTGTGGATTTATGTATTAAAGATAGAGTCACGCCCACAGTCTGCAAAGAATCCTACGGACTCTACTGCACTACAGCAGATGTGTGTGGGAGCAGGGCGAACCTGCCCTCCCTGCTAAAGTGCTCCGGTGGCTTCTGCTCATCACCCACTGGGTGCCCACGAAAGAAGGCAAGCTCCCACCATGCATCTACTGCTGGGATTGAGAACAGGATGGGAAGCAGAAACACTGTTTCCAGGGAATTCTCATTGGAAACGGGCTTGCCAAAGCAGAGGGCAAATGTTCACTGCAGGATCCACTCTCCTCCCTTCCACAAACACAGCTCCCACTTGTGGGCACCCCACCTGCACTAGCGCAACTTCAGCAAACTTGCAGTCCTGCTTACTTGCATGCCACACAATCCTCACTCCAGCAATTCCTAGGCAGGACAGCATTTCACACTGTAGAAGCTGCTTACAAGATAAGCATAGCTGTTCCCAAGACCTACCAGAATCATGTAACTGGATCATCACACCAAGCACAGACGTTATTTTGGAGGCAGAAGCCAGCCATGCAGAACTGCTTTCTGAATTCCCAGAGCTCTGAGCCGTATCACACAGCAAGATTAACAGGTCCGCACGGTAATGGAGTGGCAATATATTGTGATATTCCAGGTATACTGGCCTGTTTGAAAAGTGTTTAATTGTATTCTCTGTCAACAGGATGAACCCATCACTTCTATGGGAAAGGAGCTGTTGCTTTACCCATGTGGTCAAGAAGACCGTGAACCAGATTACATCTCTCTCTTTGAGTGAACCTCCCAGTATTATTACGCAGCCCCGTGCCTGTTTTTACCAAGAGTGGACTTCAAACTGGAAGCTGCTGATGCTTACCTGAAACTTGCCATAAGTGCCTCTATTTCAAATCCTTCACAACAAAGCAGTGGGAGGATAAGTGCTGTCACGGGCTTGTCATTTCAACAGAGTTAAAGGATGCATCAACCCAGCAAGCTACAAAACACCCAGATACATCATGCATGTTGTTGTGGATTAGACAATGAAGTATCAGTTGAACAGAGATTTTTGCAGATTTCCTCAGGGATATCGATGTTGAAGCTGCGTTTTGCTCTTGAATGCAAGGATGCCTGCCATCTGAGAAATAGATTGGTACCTACAACTGAATGAGATCATAGCTTCCTGAAGGCACCAAACAACTTGGAGAAGTAGTTTTCATAATGTGAAACTTAATCCTGTAAAATGCTGTGCCCTTGGAATCAAGGATGTTCAAGTAAAACATCCAAGCACGCCCTTGGTGCCTTTCAGTGAAATGTGTTCTCTGAAGAGggatttttatgaaaaatgcattttaaaaacccCTTTAGCATCTGAATATAGACCCTCAGTTTTTTAACCTGTATCTAAATCCCACACTAGCCTTTATGCACAGAGGGGAATTAACCTTTTGCAAGGGAATGGAGAAGGGATGCAGgcatttgtttgaaagaaacACAGGCACAGAGCCTAAACAGTGTAAGAAATAGGGCCTGTATCAGTATTAGCACAGTTTACAGAAGTGCTTGCCAGTAAataatgctgcttttcagaacagAGTTATTTATTACAAGTTGTGTCCAGGTTACTGGGACGCAGCTGGTGTGAACCGTATTACAgaactttttctttcaacaaaatGTTCTCTCTTTGCGTCTGTTACACTGCTCTTAAAACACTCAATTCAGAATATTGAGGAAGAAGCTGGACAGAATCACATAAATTAATCCTCACCCAGGTTGCTTCAATTTGAATTGCTGCACATGAGAAACTGTACAACTTGGGATTGTTGTGCAAGTCTGCTACCACCATCATTTGTTACAGATGTGATTGTCAAAGAGTAAGAAGGTGCTCAGTTGTTTACCTGTTCCCTTCCTTCATCGGGATCAGGGATATCCTGCTTAACAGAAACAGTCAAAAACTTCAGTCTTATATTGACCTGCATTTTGcagaacactgaagaaattcttATAATCATCCGGTCTTAAAATTTACAATTATGCTGATAGGTGGTTTCCACCGAGGGCATAATCTGcactccagctgcagcatgTTTAAATTACTAGAGATAAAAGCCTTAATGTAAATCGAGATTCTGAAAGTTGAGATTCTGAAAGTAACAACAGTAACAGGACAAAAGATTTAAGGAACTTCATCACATATATGAAACAGATATTTTCAACATTATCAACATCAATCATGAGAAAGGCCACTAGGCTGCCtgtaggggggaaaaaaaaaagccatcctTCCCTCTTCTGAACTGCttccttc of the Numida meleagris isolate 19003 breed g44 Domestic line chromosome 4, NumMel1.0, whole genome shotgun sequence genome contains:
- the SH2D4A gene encoding SH2 domain-containing protein 4A; this encodes MLKQILSEMYIDPDLLAELSEEQKQILFFKMRQEQIRRWKEREAAADKVSAKKPTPKKASTKSVKWKLGADNDVWVWVMGEHPSDKSYAAICEEIQAQKAKQLANEQGKEARETDSAVIQPLQPQPEVLGETEVQGNNKNTVEEQKDEARKNSAGTTGKSQELKKREARDVHQMLADCQMRKGGFSQMKEGHRRNSGEETTVPLKALPQSHTCSESQRMLQKSDENEPEWQESLRKSKAADEKRRSLARQARDDYRRLSLQGAHRGKQADISKNATAGDRRPLQYPPLPPKPKLLPSVMANGRAVRKEGIQRTISNSAEESIIKWFKEEQFPLRAGYQKTTDTIAPWFHGILTSRKAEELLSKTVPGSFLVRVSEKIKGYVLSYRSEEGCKHFLIDASSDSYSFLGVDQLQHSTLADLVDYHKDEPITSMGKELLLYPCGQEDREPDYISLFE